A window from Mangifera indica cultivar Alphonso chromosome 2, CATAS_Mindica_2.1, whole genome shotgun sequence encodes these proteins:
- the LOC123197596 gene encoding pentatricopeptide repeat-containing protein At5g01110, giving the protein MSKIQRLLHPKFSLTSSLQTLRTLHTLQVSQNPSTGSVSDSFLVEKILFNLKQWNVNSLRNYQFHLNSVNVVEVLYRLRDNLHLGERFIDFIALNCSNFKHSSLSLSATIHILVRSRRLSDAQVLILRMVRKSGVSRVEIVESLVSTYRNCGSNELVFDLLIRTYVQARKLREGSEAFLLLRSKGICISINACNSLLGGLVKIAWVDLAWQVYAEVDRSGIALNVYTLNIMVNALCKDHKIDRTKLFMCKMEEKGVYPDIVTYNTLINTYCREGQVEEAFELMSSMVGKGLKPGVYTYNSLINGLCRKGRCERAKEVLDEMLQMGLNPDTATYNSLLVGSCQKDNASEAEEILRIMCSRGVVPDLVSFGSLIGVFSRNGQLNRALMYYRHMKSVGLVPDNVVYTILIDGYCRNGFMLEALKIRDEMLEQGCIMDVVTYNTILNGLCRMKMLADADDLFKEMFERGVFPDFYTFTTLIHGHCKDGNMNKALNLFDMMTQKSIKPDIVTYNTLIDGFCKVGEMEKANELWADMISRKIFPNYISYGILINGFCSMGRVTEAFRLWYEMVEKGIKPTLLTCNIIIKGYCRSGDASKAEEFLSKIILEGIIPDSITYNTLINSFVKEENMNRVSVLVNKMEKQGLVPDVITYNVILTGFCRQGRMQEAEHILRRMIQKGVNPDRSTYTSLINGHVSQNNIKEAFCFHDEMLQRGFAPDDKF; this is encoded by the coding sequence ATGTCAAAGATTCAGCGCTTACTTCATCCGAAGTTCTCTCTCACATCCTCTCTTCAAACCCTCAGAACTCTACATACACTGCAAGTCTCCCAAAATCCGTCAACTGGGTCAGTTTCAGATTCCTTTCTGGTGGAGAAAATCTTATTCAATTTAAAGCAATGGAATGTTAACTCTTTGCGGAACTATCAATTTCACTTGAACTCGGTTAATGTAGTTGAAGTCTTATATCGTCTGCGTGATAATCTCCATCTGGGTGAGAGATTTATTGATTTCATTGCCTTGAATTGTTCCAATTTTAAGCATTCTTCCTTGTCTTTGAGCGCAACGATTCACATTTTAGTGCGAAGTCGGCGATTATCTGATGCACAAGTTTTGATTCTTAGGATGGTTAGAAAGAGCGGCGTTTCACGGGTAGAAATTGTTGAGTCTTTGGTTTCTACGTATAGGAATTGCGGGTCTAATGAATTAGTTTTTGATTTGTTGATTAGGACTTATGTTCAAGCAAGGAAATTAAGAGAAGGGTCGGAGGCGTTTCTCCTGTTGAGAAGTAAAGGAATTTGTATTTCTATTAATGCTTGCAATAGTCTTCTTGGTGGGTTAGTGAAGATTGCTTGGGTTGATTTAGCATGGCAAGTTTATGCAGAGGTTGATAGAAGTGGGATTGCATTGAATGtttatacattaaatattatgGTTAATGCATTGTGTAAAGATCACAAAATTGATAGGACTAAGTTGTTCATGTGCAAGATGGAAGAAAAAGGGGTTTATCCAGACATTGTGACATATAACACGCTGATCAACACCTATTGTCGTGAAGGACAGGTGGAAGAAGCTTTTGAGTTGATGAGCTCAATGGTGGGTAAGGGTTTGAAGCCAggtgtttatacatataattctCTTATTAATGGTTTATGCAGGAAGGGAAGATGTGAGAGAGCAAAGGAAGTTTTGGATGAGATGTTGCAAATGGGGTTAAACCCGGATACTGCTACTTATAACTCACTTCTTGTTGGGAGTTGTCAAAAGGATAATGCTTCAGAAGCTGAAGAAATTTTACGTATAATGTGCAGTCGAGGGGTTGTTCCTGATCTAGTTAGCTTTGGCTCACTGATTGGGGTATTCTCGAGGAATGGACAGCTCAATCGAGCATTGATGTATTATAGACATATGAAGAGTGTCGGATTAGTTCCAGATAATGTTGTTTATACTATCCTTATAGATGGGTATTGTCGAAATGGCTTCATGTTGGAGGCTTTGAAAATACGGGATGAGATGCTAGAGCAGGGTTGTATTATGGATGTTGTTACATACAATACTATTTTGAATGGACTCTGCAGGATGAAGATGCTCGCTGATGCAGATGATCTGTTTAAGGAGATGTTTGAAAGGGGTGTATTCCCTGATTTTTATACTTTCACCACATTAATTCATGGACATTGTAAGGATGGAAATATGAACAAAGCACTGAACCTATTCGATATGATGACCCAAAAGAGTATTAAGCCAGACATTGTGACATACAACACTCTGATTGATGGTTTTTGCAAGGTTGGTGAAATGGAAAAAGCTAACGAATTATGGGCTGATATGATCTCTCGAAAAATTTTCCCCAATTACATTTCATATGGGATTTTAATAAATGGATTTTGCAGTATGGGTCGTGTAACTGAGGCATTCAGGTTGTGGTATGAGATGGTTGAGAAAGGTATTAAACCAACTCTTCTGACCTGTAACATTATCATAAAGGGGTATTGCCGTTCAGGTGATGCATCAAAGGCTGAAGAATTCTTGAGTAAGATAATATTAGAAGGGATTATTCCTGATAGCATAACATATAATACTCTTATTAACTCCTTTGTTAAGGAAGAGAATATGAACAGAGTAAGTGTCCTGGTTAACAAGATGGAAAAACAAGGACTAGTGCCTGATGTTATTACGtacaatgttattttaactGGGTTTTGTAGACAAGGAAGGATGCAAGAGGCCGAGCACATACTACGGAGAATGATTCAGAAAGGTGTAAATCCTGATAGGTCTACATACACATCACTGATAAATGGACATGTCAGCCAAAACAATATAAAGGAGGCATTCTGTTTCCATGACGAAATGCTACAAAGGGGATTTGCCCctgatgataaattttaa
- the LOC123209671 gene encoding uncharacterized protein LOC123209671 isoform X1, with product MTSSIIKIDGEELVNPLANLSISDQKEMQSKPENNEMGLGNHSGICAICLDKIMLQETALVKGCEHAYCVSCILQWASYNNTPTCPQCKNPFESLDVHRSLDGSIQDYMFEESVCLLLRASWFKPLVVEEQEVVYDDLEDYYPYEDEEEEEDDLDEVYFNSSSSLRIGNRRWGDNGYVRAGRQEARPVYLPNLQDSGASSSRQRKKKEVAKSTPATGRRAKRALKREAADKAAAAKHQEHLVRLGRNLGPSCAQ from the exons ATGACTTCTTCAATCATCAAGATTGACGGTGAAGAACTGGTCAACCCTCTTGCAAATCTTTCAATCTCTGATCAG AAGGAAATGCAAAGTAAACCTGAGAACAATGAGATGGGATTGGGGAATCATAGTGGCATTTGCGCAATTTGCTTGGATAAGATAATGCTTCAGGAAACTGCTCTTGTAAAAGGTTGCGAGCACGCATACTG TGTGAGTTGTATCCTACAATGGGCTTCATACAATAATACACCGACCTGTCCTCAATGTAAAAATCCCTTTGAGTCGCTTGATGTGCACCGTTCCCTGGATGGCAG CATTCAAGATTATATGTTTGAAGAGAGCGTCTGCTTACTTCTTAGGGCCTCATGGTTTAAGCCTTTGGTTGTGGAGGAACAGGAAGTGGTTTATGATGATCTGGAAGATTATTACCCTTATGaggatgaagaggaagaagaggatgaTCTGGATGAAGTTTACTTCAACAGTTCATCAAGTCTTCGAATAGGCAATAGAAGATGGGGTGATAATGGATATGTTAGGGCAGGACGCCAAGAAGCAAGGCCTGTCTATCTCCCAAATCTGCAGGACTCAGGTGCTAGTTCCTCACGCCAGCGCAAAAAGAAAGAGGTTGCTAAAAGCACCCCAGCAACAGGGCGAAGAGCAAAGAGGGCTCTTAAGCGTGAAGCTGCAGATAAGGCGGCTGCAGCAAAACATCAAGAGCATCTGGTGAGGTTGGGACGGAACCTCGGACCATCATGTGCTCAATAA
- the LOC123204746 gene encoding uncharacterized protein LOC123204746, translating into MESFNQSTGFRYIRESTAIEESNIDSEFSGILEIYVHHARNIHNICIYDNQDVYAKFSLTYNPDETTSTQIINGGGKNPDFNEKLVVKVSQLDAVLKCEIWMLSRARTYMEDQLLGFALVPISQIRGKGKVTQDYNLSSTDLFPSPAGTVKLTLALSANAFPESTNNKSISSEVVLLDRKISEVLLDPVEYSRIEFPDISVVRENQQMVSEYFDGLKSRPDSEGIACFLHLGASPQPVDDYEMTINSSDETPGGSISSNGSIRNSCFLSSTATSLSDDRISADSVEKKSRLRGESSISLNVSITNETNQSSGASPETPTSKKGSEVKDEKDGNFSSKEEGKNQEGNGINSAKFGQVFSAPLGNINLEAEQSAMQQQIVDMYMRSMQQFTESLAKMKLPMNLDKPEISEDRGDVIRNHNNKLEIEKKKDGSRVFYGSRAFF; encoded by the coding sequence ATGGAGTCCTTCAATCAATCAACCGGGTTTAGATACATCCGGGAATCTACTGCAATTGAAGAATCAAACATCGATTCTGAATTTTCAGGAATTCTTGAAATCTATGTTCATCACGCCAGGAACATTCACAACATTTGTATCTATGACAACCAGGACGTATATGCAAAATTTTCCCTCACATACAACCCAGATGAAACAACCTCCACTCAGATCATCAATGGCGGTGGCAAGAACCCtgatttcaatgaaaaattagtAGTGAAAGTTTCCCAACTTGATGCCGTTCTCAAATGTGAAATTTGGATGCTTAGTCGAGCCAGAACTTACATGGAAGATCAGCTTCTAGGATTTGCTCTGGTTCCAATTTCACAAATACGTGGCAAAGGAAAAGTCACTCAGGATTATAATCTTTCTTCCACTGATCTTTTTCCTTCCCCCGCTGGTACTGTCAAATTAACTCTTGCTTTATCCGCCAATGCTTTCCCTGAATCAACTAATAATAAATCGATTTCTTCCGAAGTTGTGTTGCTTGATCGGAAGATTTCTGAAGTTCTCCTTGATCCGGTTGAGTATTCCAGGATTGAATTTCCTGATATCAGTGTTGTCAGAGAGAATCAGCAGATGGTTTCGGAGTACTTCGATGGGCTGAAGTCCAGGCCTGATTCGGAAGGGATTGCATGCTTTCTTCATCTTGGCGCATCTCCACAGCCCGTGGATGATTATGAAATGACAATAAATTCTTCTGATGAGACTCCAGGCGGATCCATTTCTTCCAATGGAAGCATCCGAAATTCATGTTTCTTGAGTTCCACGGCTACTAGCTTAAGCGATGATAGGATTTCAGCTGATTCGGTCGAGAAGAAGAGTCGTCTGAGAGGCGAATCTTCGATCTCGCTCAACGTGTCGATCACGAATGAGACTAATCAGAGCTCAGGAGCAAGTCCGGAGACTCCAACTTCTAAGAAAGGAAGCGAGGTTAAGGATGAAAAAGATGGTAATTTCTCAAGCAAGGAAGAGGGAAAAAACCAGGAAGGAAACGGCATAAATTCTGCAAAATTCGGTCAAGTATTTTCAGCTCCTTTAGGGAACATCAATCTTGAGGCAGAGCAGTCTGCAATGCAGCAACAGATAGTGGACATGTACATGAGAAGTATGCAACAATTTACAGAATCTCTGGCAAAGATGAAGCTACCAATGAATCTAGACAAGCCTGAAATTTCCGAGGATCGTGGAGATGTCATTCGAAATCACAACAATAAACTAGAGATCGAGAAGAAAAAGGATGGATCACGTGTGTTCTATGGTAGCCGGGCGTTTTTCTAA
- the LOC123209671 gene encoding uncharacterized protein LOC123209671 isoform X2 encodes MTSSIIKIDGEELVNPLANLSISDQEMQSKPENNEMGLGNHSGICAICLDKIMLQETALVKGCEHAYCVSCILQWASYNNTPTCPQCKNPFESLDVHRSLDGSIQDYMFEESVCLLLRASWFKPLVVEEQEVVYDDLEDYYPYEDEEEEEDDLDEVYFNSSSSLRIGNRRWGDNGYVRAGRQEARPVYLPNLQDSGASSSRQRKKKEVAKSTPATGRRAKRALKREAADKAAAAKHQEHLVRLGRNLGPSCAQ; translated from the exons ATGACTTCTTCAATCATCAAGATTGACGGTGAAGAACTGGTCAACCCTCTTGCAAATCTTTCAATCTCTGATCAG GAAATGCAAAGTAAACCTGAGAACAATGAGATGGGATTGGGGAATCATAGTGGCATTTGCGCAATTTGCTTGGATAAGATAATGCTTCAGGAAACTGCTCTTGTAAAAGGTTGCGAGCACGCATACTG TGTGAGTTGTATCCTACAATGGGCTTCATACAATAATACACCGACCTGTCCTCAATGTAAAAATCCCTTTGAGTCGCTTGATGTGCACCGTTCCCTGGATGGCAG CATTCAAGATTATATGTTTGAAGAGAGCGTCTGCTTACTTCTTAGGGCCTCATGGTTTAAGCCTTTGGTTGTGGAGGAACAGGAAGTGGTTTATGATGATCTGGAAGATTATTACCCTTATGaggatgaagaggaagaagaggatgaTCTGGATGAAGTTTACTTCAACAGTTCATCAAGTCTTCGAATAGGCAATAGAAGATGGGGTGATAATGGATATGTTAGGGCAGGACGCCAAGAAGCAAGGCCTGTCTATCTCCCAAATCTGCAGGACTCAGGTGCTAGTTCCTCACGCCAGCGCAAAAAGAAAGAGGTTGCTAAAAGCACCCCAGCAACAGGGCGAAGAGCAAAGAGGGCTCTTAAGCGTGAAGCTGCAGATAAGGCGGCTGCAGCAAAACATCAAGAGCATCTGGTGAGGTTGGGACGGAACCTCGGACCATCATGTGCTCAATAA
- the LOC123208563 gene encoding uncharacterized protein LOC123208563 → MGNAISPCFQQNSMRSSVKVIFWGGETKILNGKHIAGEIMFDSPDKMVCHADSFFIGHPIPALAINDDLMPGQTYFVLPIDRFACNVLSASSLAAFSSSSSSKPIINFDSHCRPFEYIKGENGRVLIKVVPEFITRLIQRGKEVDHHEDGSASPLLCSTPELKKQYDLLVGSRDQVWSPKLEPISEYKN, encoded by the coding sequence ATGGGTAATGCAATCTCTCCATGTTTCCAGCAAAACTCCATGAGATCTTCAGTGAAGGTAATCTTCTGGGGAGGAGAAACAAAGATTCTCAACGGCAAACACATAGCCGGAGAGATCATGTTTGATTCCCCGGACAAAATGGTTTGCCATGCTGATTCATTCTTCATCGGCCACCCCATCCCGGCTCTAGCCATCAACGACGACCTCATGCCTGGTCAAACTTACTTCGTTCTTCCCATCGATCGTTTCGCATGCAATGTTCTTTCAGCTTCATCTCTCGCAGCCTTCAGTTCTTCTTCGTCCTCCAAACCCATAATCAACTTCGACAGCCATTGTCGTCCCTTCGAATACATAAAGGGCGAAAACGGTAGGGTTTTAATCAAGGTAGTGCCCGAGTTCATCACTAGGCTTATACAGAGAGGGAAAGAGGTTGATCATCATGAAGATGGATCCGCCAGTCCGTTGCTTTGCAGCACGCCGGAGTTGAAGAAGCAGTACGATTTGCTGGTGGGTTCAAGGGATCAAGTTTGGTCGCCGAAGCTTGAGCCGATCTCCGAGTACAAAAATTAG